One stretch of Leptospira mtsangambouensis DNA includes these proteins:
- a CDS encoding ATP-binding protein, whose translation MYRFLFCLCFLPLSLWAEGNPGLWHLGTNPQTKQSELSPKDYHHHFYFGFTKEDHYYQIQIEENASQYFHFENGMISELDVWFFQNDRLISELQTGLLRKKNPDVLFTGGFVLPAKEKGTYLFRVHSDDPHRINFRIRSDSNLLQYTKSISLWQGFHLGLCILVCLLSATQFVLLREKVYLLLTFATLSILFTNTLRSGLLYEYGASNYEWFYRYIPGLISLTPFGLVIFLREFLHTKEKYPNADKYFVSYAIFMLASILIVFIDLQYYFRFIYSNSLMLTSLTFGYAIYSLIKKKENANVLFYAFFVRQLSTSLLIFTNFGLLPSYPFLSSANEIGAALQMTIFTIAISKFQIQTRIKKEETVTKENAELETIVWERTKEIQKQKEELEKALLQISHTESKLVFSEKMSELGKLVAGVAHEINNPLSAIKASIETLIESKNNEIKNLGSKENIYSSLTPQEIKTMKQLLSFQSDFGLVASYTERKDKKANLKQTFKDNGLEFEDSILERFLDVGITKLYDEEITLLKSGEDKLTNLLLEEKNFKLHLSIIQIAVDRSSKIILALKNFSRVTKVEERRIFTLLDNIETVITIYQYRMRGKVSLKKTFITDATILGWPEDLIRVWTNLILNGLEAMDQKGNLMITTEQKGNRVEVKVIDNGPGIPLEIQNKIFDPFFTTKNHGEGTGMGLGITKSIVEKHKGNIYIESEPGRTCFSVLLPVIEFIDPNEPFVEET comes from the coding sequence TTGTATCGATTTCTTTTTTGCCTTTGTTTCCTTCCTCTCTCGCTTTGGGCGGAAGGGAATCCGGGACTCTGGCATTTAGGAACCAACCCACAAACAAAACAATCGGAACTTTCTCCCAAAGATTACCACCATCACTTTTATTTCGGTTTTACCAAAGAAGATCACTACTACCAAATCCAAATTGAGGAAAATGCATCACAGTATTTTCATTTTGAAAATGGAATGATCTCAGAACTGGATGTATGGTTCTTCCAAAATGATCGATTGATTTCAGAATTACAAACGGGATTACTACGAAAAAAAAATCCAGATGTTTTGTTTACTGGCGGATTTGTTTTACCCGCAAAGGAAAAGGGAACTTATCTATTCCGAGTCCATTCAGACGATCCGCACCGAATCAATTTTCGAATCCGAAGTGATTCCAACTTATTACAATATACTAAATCCATTTCTTTATGGCAGGGTTTTCATTTAGGACTTTGTATTTTAGTTTGTCTTTTGTCTGCGACACAGTTTGTGTTATTAAGAGAAAAAGTATATTTATTACTTACATTTGCGACTCTTTCTATCCTTTTTACCAATACATTAAGATCTGGACTTTTATATGAATATGGTGCCAGCAACTATGAATGGTTTTATCGTTACATACCAGGCCTCATTTCGCTTACTCCATTTGGGCTCGTCATCTTTTTGAGAGAGTTTTTACATACGAAAGAAAAATACCCGAATGCAGATAAATATTTTGTATCCTATGCCATCTTTATGTTGGCTTCAATATTAATTGTTTTTATAGACTTACAATATTATTTTCGGTTCATTTACTCAAATAGCCTGATGTTAACATCACTAACTTTTGGTTATGCAATCTATAGTTTAATCAAAAAGAAAGAAAATGCAAACGTATTGTTTTACGCATTTTTTGTTAGGCAACTAAGCACAAGTCTCCTTATTTTTACAAATTTTGGTCTTCTCCCCTCTTATCCCTTCTTAAGTTCTGCCAATGAAATTGGAGCAGCACTTCAAATGACGATCTTTACCATTGCTATTTCAAAGTTCCAAATTCAAACTCGTATCAAAAAAGAAGAAACAGTAACCAAAGAAAATGCGGAACTAGAAACAATCGTATGGGAACGTACCAAAGAAATTCAAAAACAAAAAGAAGAATTGGAGAAGGCCTTACTCCAAATCAGCCATACCGAAAGTAAACTTGTCTTTTCAGAAAAAATGTCTGAATTGGGGAAACTTGTCGCAGGGGTTGCCCATGAAATCAACAACCCTTTGAGTGCCATCAAAGCATCCATTGAAACTTTGATAGAATCCAAAAACAACGAAATTAAAAATTTAGGATCAAAAGAAAACATCTATTCTTCACTCACACCGCAAGAAATCAAAACAATGAAACAATTGTTAAGTTTTCAATCTGATTTTGGACTCGTTGCAAGTTACACAGAGAGGAAAGACAAAAAAGCAAACCTAAAACAAACATTCAAAGACAATGGATTAGAATTTGAAGATTCCATATTAGAAAGATTTTTAGATGTAGGAATTACAAAGTTATACGATGAAGAAATAACATTATTAAAATCGGGAGAAGATAAACTCACTAACCTTCTTTTGGAAGAAAAAAATTTCAAACTTCATTTATCAATCATTCAGATTGCAGTTGATCGATCTTCCAAAATCATTTTAGCACTCAAAAACTTTTCTCGAGTCACAAAGGTCGAAGAAAGAAGGATCTTTACCTTATTAGATAATATAGAAACAGTCATTACAATTTATCAATACAGAATGCGCGGGAAGGTATCTCTGAAAAAAACTTTCATAACAGATGCGACCATTCTTGGTTGGCCAGAAGATTTAATTCGTGTATGGACAAACTTAATTCTAAATGGTTTAGAAGCTATGGATCAAAAAGGAAACCTAATGATCACTACTGAACAGAAGGGAAACAGAGTGGAAGTAAAGGTAATTGACAATGGCCCGGGGATTCCATTAGAGATTCAGAACAAAATTTTTGATCCATTCTTTACCACCAAGAACCATGGAGAAGGAACGGGGATGGGACTTGGAATTACAAAGTCAATCGTTGAAAAACATAAAGGGAACATTTATATAGAATCTGAACCGGGAAGAACATGTTTTTCTGTTTTATTGCCGGTCATTGAATTCATTGACCCCAACGAACCTTTTGTGGAAGAAACCTAA
- a CDS encoding LIC10920 family plasminogen-binding lipoprotein, with protein sequence MFRSTVILLVLSSVFAACGLKNENKAELSMLADGEPGLYFLGEVDSDITTSCGQATPATTTTTGTGTTTGTTGSTSTTNNTRFTVISQLIFKTKETLNLRFTYDSTQIQGKIDPQQGFVLAGGAFGKTVQGTQGTVEWFNQGINIDTALQSAQQISFFNLELTLNGTYSTTATTTNVLLSCNTLDSVNCTSGTSTTQCFTSDNKTCLVQNTSTDSKAVIIRGTIKCNAPNIVPQ encoded by the coding sequence ATGTTTCGATCGACTGTTATCCTTTTGGTTCTTTCCTCCGTTTTTGCGGCTTGTGGTCTTAAAAACGAAAACAAAGCGGAATTGTCTATGCTCGCCGACGGAGAACCCGGCCTCTACTTTTTAGGGGAAGTGGATAGCGATATCACCACTAGTTGTGGCCAAGCCACTCCAGCAACGACCACAACGACAGGAACCGGAACTACAACAGGAACCACCGGGTCTACTTCAACTACAAATAACACCCGCTTTACGGTAATTTCCCAGTTGATTTTCAAAACAAAAGAAACACTTAACTTACGTTTTACTTATGATAGCACACAGATCCAAGGAAAGATCGATCCACAACAAGGTTTTGTTCTTGCAGGTGGTGCATTTGGAAAAACAGTCCAAGGAACACAAGGGACAGTGGAATGGTTTAACCAAGGGATCAATATTGACACTGCTTTACAAAGTGCCCAACAGATTTCTTTCTTCAACTTAGAACTCACACTCAATGGAACTTATAGTACCACAGCTACAACTACAAATGTCCTTCTTTCTTGTAATACATTGGATAGTGTAAATTGTACTTCAGGAACATCCACAACACAATGTTTTACTTCAGATAACAAAACTTGTTTAGTGCAAAACACAAGCACAGATTCAAAAGCCGTAATCATTCGCGGAACCATCAAATGTAATGCGCCAAATATTGTTCCGCAATAA
- a CDS encoding polyprenyl synthetase family protein — translation MKSNLSIQSVLAKFDKNLDGIIKEDIPVLKKIKKHVITSGGKRIRPFSHYLFCQFLNVKDTSWLDLGSVAELIHAASLLHDDVVDNAPIRRGKPTIGSLFGNKTAILAGDYLLACGISRLNSLGNPELMEIFSQVLKDLSVSELLQMEWEKNPKISLKVYDSIIYGKTASLFGVCTESAAILAGKSKKERAVIRDFGVRLGKLFQKKDDCLDYFTDSSASGKEFLKDFKNGLYTYPVLVLRESLNLLEKRKLESVFKKEERTAADEAYILGLMESKKISEKLQKELDAEKKYLLGFLNQFPTSAERKLFVEQLERLT, via the coding sequence ATGAAATCAAATCTTAGTATCCAATCTGTTTTAGCTAAGTTTGATAAAAATTTAGATGGGATTATCAAAGAAGACATTCCCGTTCTCAAAAAAATCAAAAAACATGTCATCACTTCTGGTGGGAAAAGGATCCGTCCATTCTCGCATTATCTTTTTTGCCAATTTCTAAATGTAAAAGATACAAGTTGGCTTGATCTAGGTAGTGTTGCTGAACTCATTCATGCAGCAAGTTTACTTCATGATGATGTGGTGGACAATGCCCCTATCCGCCGAGGCAAACCAACCATTGGATCTTTGTTTGGAAATAAAACAGCCATTCTTGCCGGCGACTATCTGTTAGCTTGCGGAATCAGTCGACTCAACTCACTTGGAAATCCGGAACTAATGGAAATTTTTTCCCAAGTCTTGAAGGATCTTTCAGTGAGTGAACTTTTGCAAATGGAATGGGAAAAAAATCCTAAAATTTCCTTAAAAGTTTATGATTCAATTATTTATGGAAAAACAGCTTCGCTTTTCGGTGTTTGTACAGAATCGGCAGCCATCCTTGCAGGTAAGTCAAAAAAAGAAAGGGCAGTGATCCGTGATTTCGGTGTTAGGTTAGGAAAACTTTTCCAAAAGAAAGATGATTGTTTGGATTATTTTACGGATTCAAGTGCTAGTGGTAAAGAATTTTTAAAAGATTTTAAAAATGGACTCTATACATATCCGGTTCTTGTTCTGAGAGAAAGTTTGAATCTTTTAGAAAAAAGAAAACTGGAATCTGTGTTCAAAAAAGAAGAAAGGACTGCGGCCGATGAAGCCTACATTCTTGGTCTGATGGAATCAAAAAAGATTTCTGAAAAACTTCAGAAAGAGTTGGATGCAGAAAAAAAATACCTACTTGGTTTTTTAAATCAATTTCCTACAAGCGCCGAACGTAAGTTATTTGTAGAACAATTAGAACGACTTACTTAG